The following proteins are co-located in the Myroides profundi genome:
- a CDS encoding ABC transporter permease, protein MRLYLRLLSTSFGFAINALRINKLRTALSFLGVTIGIFSIIAVLAAVDSMDRNIRTELSGFDRNMIYVFDRSFGPTEVPKWKYEQFPKMKYDEYDYLKRNLTNVEYASFNYFTKSEQMKFGANYAEVIMRPSSSDMQFLDNVKVINGRFFNESEAANGVPVVVIGHEVANTLFEDFDPVGQYVRLYGKRFTVIGVIEKQGSISVGGSQDESVYMPVNIMRQMFGDNSLASTTVVILKPSKDVDIKQFEDEIAAKLRLYRGLKEGEDDNFFINVFGGMLDMIEKIIGQMNVVGWIISGFSLLVGGFGIANIMFVSVKERTHLIGIQKAIGAKSHFILFQFLFEAVILALIGGLVGIVMVWGIGLLVTSLLDFTFVLSLSNIFIGLMLSGFIGVLSGYLPARSAAKLDPVEAIRMGG, encoded by the coding sequence ATGAGATTGTATTTAAGACTTTTATCAACTAGTTTTGGTTTTGCAATTAATGCGTTGCGAATTAATAAACTGCGTACAGCCCTTTCTTTTTTAGGGGTTACTATTGGTATTTTTTCTATCATAGCCGTATTGGCTGCGGTAGATTCTATGGATAGGAATATTAGAACTGAATTAAGCGGCTTTGATAGAAATATGATTTATGTTTTTGATCGCTCTTTTGGTCCAACAGAAGTACCTAAATGGAAGTATGAGCAGTTTCCAAAGATGAAGTACGATGAGTACGATTATCTTAAACGAAATCTAACCAATGTAGAGTATGCATCGTTTAATTATTTTACTAAGTCTGAACAGATGAAGTTTGGAGCGAACTATGCTGAAGTTATTATGAGACCTAGTTCTTCTGATATGCAGTTTCTCGATAATGTAAAAGTAATTAATGGACGTTTTTTTAATGAATCAGAAGCAGCTAATGGAGTACCTGTTGTTGTTATTGGCCATGAAGTTGCTAATACACTATTTGAGGATTTTGATCCAGTAGGTCAGTATGTTCGGCTCTATGGTAAGCGTTTTACAGTTATAGGAGTTATTGAGAAACAAGGGTCTATAAGTGTTGGAGGGAGTCAAGATGAGAGTGTTTATATGCCTGTGAATATAATGAGACAGATGTTTGGTGATAATAGTTTAGCATCTACTACAGTAGTGATTCTTAAACCTAGTAAAGATGTAGACATTAAGCAGTTTGAAGATGAAATAGCAGCGAAATTAAGATTGTATAGAGGATTGAAAGAAGGAGAGGATGATAATTTCTTTATTAATGTGTTTGGGGGAATGCTAGATATGATTGAGAAGATTATTGGGCAAATGAATGTCGTGGGGTGGATTATTAGTGGCTTTTCTTTATTGGTAGGTGGTTTCGGTATTGCTAATATTATGTTTGTATCAGTGAAAGAACGTACTCATCTTATCGGAATTCAAAAAGCGATTGGAGCTAAGAGCCATTTTATCTTATTTCAGTTTTTGTTTGAAGCGGTGATACTTGCGCTTATTGGAGGGCTAGTTGGTATTGTGATGGTGTGGGGGATAGGTCTATTAGTGACTAGTTTACTAGACTTTACTTTTGTATTGAGTCTTTCTAATATTTTTATAGGATTGATGTTATCAGGTTTTATTGGAGTATTATCAGGATATTTACCAGCTAGATCAGCTGCGAAGTTAGATCCTGTAGAAGCCATTAGAATGGGAGGATAA
- a CDS encoding rod shape-determining protein, which produces MGFFDFMTEDIAIDLGTANTLIIHGGKVVVDNPSIVARDRTTGKIIAVGKEASLMQGKTHGNIKTIRPLKDGVIADFDASEKMISLFIKSIPALRKKMFTPALRMIVCIPSGITEVEMRAVKESCERVNGKEVYLIHEPMSAAIGIGVDIMQPKGNMIVDIGGGTTEIAVIALGGIVCDKSVKIAGDVFTNDIIYYMRTQHNLFVGESTAEKIKIQIGAATEDLETPPEDMLVQGRDLLTGKPKQVTVSYREIAKALDKSIQRVEDAVMETLSQTPPELAADIYNTGIYLAGGGSMLRGLDKRISQKTDLPVYIAEDPLRAVVRGTGLAIKNIDKYKSVLIK; this is translated from the coding sequence ATGGGATTTTTTGATTTTATGACTGAGGATATCGCTATAGACCTTGGAACAGCGAATACCCTAATCATCCATGGAGGAAAAGTTGTTGTAGACAACCCTTCTATTGTTGCCCGAGATAGGACCACGGGTAAAATTATTGCTGTCGGAAAAGAAGCAAGCTTGATGCAGGGAAAAACGCATGGTAATATCAAAACAATTCGCCCATTAAAAGACGGAGTTATTGCTGATTTCGATGCTTCAGAAAAAATGATAAGCCTCTTTATCAAGAGCATTCCTGCATTAAGAAAAAAAATGTTTACACCTGCATTACGTATGATCGTATGTATACCTTCTGGAATCACAGAAGTAGAAATGCGTGCTGTAAAAGAATCTTGTGAACGTGTGAATGGTAAAGAGGTTTACCTTATACATGAGCCTATGTCTGCTGCAATTGGTATTGGAGTAGATATTATGCAACCTAAAGGTAATATGATTGTAGATATCGGAGGTGGTACTACTGAAATTGCTGTAATTGCCTTAGGAGGTATTGTATGTGACAAATCTGTAAAAATTGCAGGTGATGTATTCACTAATGATATCATCTATTATATGCGTACACAACACAACTTATTCGTTGGAGAAAGTACAGCAGAAAAAATCAAAATTCAAATCGGAGCAGCTACTGAAGATTTAGAAACTCCTCCAGAAGATATGCTAGTTCAAGGGCGTGACCTATTAACTGGTAAACCAAAACAAGTAACTGTATCTTACAGAGAGATTGCTAAAGCTTTAGATAAATCTATCCAACGTGTAGAGGATGCTGTAATGGAAACATTATCTCAAACTCCACCAGAACTTGCTGCTGATATCTATAATACTGGTATTTATTTAGCAGGTGGAGGTTCTATGCTTAGAGGTTTAGACAAACGTATTTCTCAGAAAACTGACCTTCCTGTATATATTGCAGAAGATCCTTTAAGAGCAGTTGTAAGAGGTACTGGTCTAGCAATCAAGAACATTGACAAATACAAAAGTGTATTGATCAAATAA
- the mreC gene encoding rod shape-determining protein MreC, protein MQQIINFFIKNSTKLLFLLLLIISFGLIIQTHTFHQSSFISSANGVTGYVYENVNNFKEYMHLKTENDALVLENAHLKSIAFNNTTAQDSIEIRNLMPEERQEYSIIVAKVIRNTFNTKENYLTIKGGSKQGIEKDMGVINSNGVIGVIEKTSKNYSTVQSILNVKSKINAKIKGTNHFGPLEWDGKNTGYVNLSDIPRLAEIYKGDTIVTGGISTIFPENIPIGVIEKAYTNETSNYFTISVRLFNDMTNLGYIYVIKNKDIEEINQLEAETKNE, encoded by the coding sequence ATGCAGCAGATAATCAATTTCTTTATAAAAAACAGTACTAAGCTACTGTTTTTGCTGCTTTTAATCATATCATTCGGGCTAATAATACAAACGCATACTTTTCACCAAAGTTCGTTTATTAGCTCAGCGAATGGTGTGACTGGTTATGTCTATGAAAATGTAAACAATTTCAAGGAGTATATGCATCTAAAAACAGAGAATGACGCTCTAGTTTTAGAAAATGCACACCTAAAGTCCATCGCTTTTAACAATACTACGGCACAAGATTCTATAGAAATTAGAAACTTAATGCCAGAGGAAAGACAAGAGTACTCTATTATAGTCGCTAAAGTAATCCGTAATACCTTCAATACAAAAGAAAACTACCTTACTATAAAAGGTGGTTCTAAGCAAGGTATTGAAAAAGATATGGGAGTGATTAATAGTAATGGAGTGATCGGAGTTATAGAAAAAACATCTAAAAACTACTCTACTGTACAAAGCATCTTAAACGTAAAGTCTAAGATCAATGCTAAAATTAAAGGTACTAATCACTTCGGTCCTCTAGAATGGGATGGTAAAAACACTGGATATGTTAACTTATCTGACATACCAAGGCTAGCTGAGATTTACAAAGGAGATACTATTGTAACAGGAGGTATATCTACTATATTCCCTGAGAATATTCCTATTGGTGTAATCGAGAAAGCATATACTAATGAAACTTCAAATTACTTTACTATTTCTGTTCGCTTGTTTAATGACATGACGAACCTTGGTTATATATATGTAATTAAGAATAAAGATATTGAAGAAATTAACCAACTAGAAGCTGAAACAAAAAATGAATAG
- the purH gene encoding bifunctional phosphoribosylaminoimidazolecarboxamide formyltransferase/IMP cyclohydrolase, giving the protein MNTTKKIQSALISVFDKNGLEPIVKELHKHNVTIYSTGGTETFIKELNIPVVPVEDVTSYPSILGGRVKTLHPKIFGGILNRQDHEGDVAQMKEYEIPQIDLVIVDLYPFENTVASGAPEADIIEKIDIGGISLIRAAAKNFKDTVIVASVNEYELFLQMIQENNGATTLENRRLLATKAFHVSSHYDGAIFNYFNTDETVLKISQADGNELRYGENPHQKGHFFGNFDALFDKLNGKELSYNNLLDVDAAVNLMNEFKNEAPTFAILKHNNACGVAQRSTMKAAYLDALAGDPTSAFGGVLIANNTIDVATAEEINKLFCEVVIAPAYDEAAIEILKEKKNRIILVIKETELPKKQVRTCLNGILVQDKDNITDNKELLTNVTKLSPSDREIEDLLFASKICKHTKSNTIVLVKDGQLCSSGTGQTSRVDALRQAIEKANSFNIELKGAVMASDAFFPFPDCVEIAHNAGITAVIQPGGSIKDNLSINYCDENNIAMVCTGIRHFKH; this is encoded by the coding sequence ATGAACACAACTAAAAAAATTCAATCAGCACTAATTTCAGTTTTTGATAAAAACGGATTAGAGCCAATCGTAAAAGAGTTACACAAGCACAATGTAACTATCTATTCAACTGGTGGTACAGAAACATTCATCAAAGAATTAAACATTCCTGTTGTACCTGTAGAAGATGTAACTTCTTATCCATCTATTCTAGGAGGACGAGTAAAAACATTACACCCAAAAATTTTCGGAGGTATTCTTAATAGACAAGATCACGAAGGAGATGTTGCTCAAATGAAAGAATACGAAATCCCACAAATTGATTTAGTCATTGTAGATTTATACCCTTTCGAAAATACTGTAGCATCTGGAGCACCTGAAGCTGATATTATTGAAAAAATAGATATCGGAGGTATTTCTTTAATCAGAGCTGCTGCTAAAAACTTTAAAGATACAGTAATCGTGGCTTCTGTTAACGAATACGAATTATTCTTACAGATGATTCAAGAGAATAATGGAGCAACTACTTTAGAAAACAGAAGATTATTAGCGACTAAGGCTTTCCATGTTTCTTCTCATTATGATGGAGCTATTTTTAACTATTTCAATACAGATGAAACAGTGCTTAAAATTAGCCAAGCTGATGGAAATGAACTTAGATATGGAGAGAACCCTCATCAAAAAGGTCACTTCTTCGGAAACTTTGATGCCCTTTTTGATAAGTTAAACGGAAAGGAATTATCTTACAATAACTTACTAGATGTAGACGCAGCTGTAAACTTAATGAATGAGTTTAAAAATGAAGCTCCTACATTCGCTATTTTAAAACACAATAACGCTTGTGGTGTAGCTCAAAGAAGCACAATGAAAGCAGCTTACCTAGATGCTTTAGCTGGAGATCCTACTTCTGCATTTGGAGGTGTTTTAATTGCAAACAACACTATTGATGTAGCAACTGCTGAAGAAATCAACAAATTATTCTGCGAAGTTGTAATCGCTCCAGCATACGACGAAGCTGCTATTGAGATTTTAAAAGAAAAGAAAAACAGAATTATTTTAGTAATAAAAGAAACTGAACTTCCTAAGAAACAAGTACGTACTTGCTTAAACGGAATTTTAGTTCAAGATAAAGACAATATTACAGACAATAAAGAGCTATTAACAAACGTTACAAAATTATCACCTTCTGACAGGGAGATAGAAGATTTGTTATTTGCTTCTAAAATCTGTAAACACACCAAGTCAAATACAATTGTATTAGTAAAAGATGGTCAACTGTGCTCTTCTGGTACAGGACAAACCTCTCGTGTAGATGCTTTACGTCAAGCAATCGAAAAAGCTAATTCATTTAATATAGAGCTTAAAGGTGCTGTTATGGCTAGTGATGCATTCTTCCCATTCCCTGACTGTGTAGAAATAGCTCACAACGCTGGAATTACAGCTGTAATCCAACCTGGAGGGTCTATCAAAGACAATCTAAGTATCAATTATTGTGATGAAAATAATATCGCGATGGTTTGTACAGGAATTCGTCATTTTAAACATTAA